The nucleotide window ACGAAATGAATGGGTTACGTCCGTCCTAAAATCGTGGAAGGTTCGCGCCGTTATCGAAATTCGCCGAGACGGTAGCGAGTGTCGAGCGGGTATCGGCGATTTTTGGCGAGAACGAGGTGCACTCCGATGGCCACCGCAAGAAGGCCGAAGTTCCAAAGCGGTGAGTCGTAGTAGATAACGTCGATGATGATGGGGTCGCTGTACACGGGCCAGAGCGGCGACAGCGGGGCGGCGATGTCAGGTGCCGAAAGCAGGTCGGCAAAAATGTGGCTGATTCCGCCCGTGAGAAGTCCGGCGGTAGCGAAGACGAACACCGTTTCTCCGGTGATTTCGGTGCTGCGAATCCACCGATTCGCGTTCAATGACGTGGTGAGAAATCGCGCGCTGACTGCTCCGCAGAGGACGCTCACAACCGCGACGAACAGGAACGTGTGCGTGATACCGTGGTGGGAAACAGGAAGTACATGCCGGAGTGCCAAATCCACGTCCGGAAGCATTGACGTCACCAATGCAAAGGCCGTGAATCCGATCGCCCCGCGGCGACCCCAGATGGCCCACGCTGGCGCGGCGAACAACAACGCCATCCCGAAATGCCCACTCACATCAACCATGTGAAAACTGAATGAATCGCGGGGTGATACGTGTTCTGGCTGGT belongs to Haladaptatus cibarius D43 and includes:
- a CDS encoding metal-dependent hydrolase yields the protein MVDVSGHFGMALLFAAPAWAIWGRRGAIGFTAFALVTSMLPDVDLALRHVLPVSHHGITHTFLFVAVVSVLCGAVSARFLTTSLNANRWIRSTEITGETVFVFATAGLLTGGISHIFADLLSAPDIAAPLSPLWPVYSDPIIIDVIYYDSPLWNFGLLAVAIGVHLVLAKNRRYPLDTRYRLGEFR